CTCGACCAAAACTTCGCCGAACGTCCCCGCAACACCGTGGAGATGCTCACCGCCTTCAGCCAACTCATCTACGAGCGCCTCACCTACGTGCGCCGCGAGGAGCGCGGTATCCAACCTTCCCTTACGACGCTCGAGCTCGGCGGCGGCGCCTGCCGGGACTTCGCCGTGCTCTTCACCGAGCTCTGCCGCACCCTCGGTCTCGCCGCCCGTTTTGTCAGCGGCTACATGCACGCTCCCGACGGTGACGACCATCGCACCATCGGTGCCATGCACGCTTGGGCCGAGGTTTACCTGCCCGGCGCCGGCTGGAAGGCCATCGATCCCACCCACGGTATCTGGTGCGACGATCGTTTTGTGCCCGTCGCCCACGGCGCTCAGGCCGAGGTCGTCAACCCCGTGCAAGGCGATTACTTCGCGCCGCATCCCGTCGCCTCGTCGCTCGAGGTCAGTGTGATTGTCGAACCCACCGAACTCCCCGCCTCCTCCCAGCAGCAGCAACAGTCATAAAGCGCCTCCGACGCCCTCTCCCTTTCCCATCGTGAGCTCTCCTTACTCCGCCTGCGCCTCCGCCATCGAAGCCTCCCTGCGCCGCACCGACGTCGCCATCACCATGGGTGGTGAACCGACCTTTGTGCCGCTCCACCCGGAGGGCGCCGAGTGGGCCACCGCCGCGCTCGGCCCCACCAAACTCGACTACGCCCGCCGCTTCGCCCTGCGCCTCATCCGCGACACCTTTCCCGGCGCCGTCCTGCTCGAGACCACCGGCAAACACTACCCCGGTGAACCGCTCCCGCGCTGGACCCTGCTCCTGCAACGTCGCGCCGACGGCAAACCCGTCTGGAAAAACGCCAAACGTCTCCGCGGCGACATCAAGCCCGGCAAACACCGCCTCGCCGACGCCCGCGCCGTCCTGCAAAAACTCGCCCGCACCCTCGGCGTCGGCACCCGCACCATTCGACCGCTCGCCAACGGCGGCAAATCCGCCGGCTACGTCCTGCCGCTCGACCACGTTGACGAAACCTGGATCACCGACAATTGGCGCGCCGATTTCGACGGCGCCGTCGAACTTTTCCCCGGCGACGGTTACGCCGGCCTGCGCCTCCCCCTCGGTCAACTCGCCGAGGGCCGCCTCCGCCGCGCCCTCACCGTCGAGTTGCGCGACGGCGCCGTGAGCGTGTTTGTGCCGCCGCTGCTCACCGCGCCCTACCTCGAACTGCTCAGCCACATCGAGGATGCCTTCGCCGCCGTCAAACTCACCGGCTGCACCCTCACCGGCTATGCCCCGCCATCCGATCCGGAGCTACCCACCATCGGCTTCGCCTCCGATCCCGGCGTCTTGGAAATCAACCTTGCGCCCTGCCCCGACTGGACCGCCTACGACACCCAACTCGAGGCGCTCTACACCGCCGCCACCAAAGTCGGCCTCACCGCGCGTAAGTTCCAGTTCAACGGCCGCGAGACCGGAACCGGCGGCGGCGCCCATGTAGTCTTCGGCGGCCCCGACGGCCTCTATTCGCCGTTCTTCGCCTTCCCCCATTTCCTGCCGTCGGTCATCCGCTACTTCCAGCATCACCCGTCGCTGAGTTTTGCCTTCACGGGCCTCTACATGGGCCCGAGCTCGCAGGCCCCGCGCATCGACGAATCGACCTACGAGGCGCTCTACGAACTCGAAATCGCCTGCGCCGGCGCCGAGTCGCTCGGCCATCCGCCCAACCTGCCGCAGTTCGACCTGCTCTTTCGCGACCTGCTCATGGATCGCTCGGGCAACACCCACCGCGCCGAGATCAGTGTCGACAAACTCTACAATCCTTTCGCACCCAACGGCCGCCTCGGCCTGGTCGAATTTCGCGCCTTCGAGTCCCATCCCGACGCCTCCACGCTCAGCCTCCACGGTCTTCTGCTGCGCGCCGTGCTCGCGCGCCTCGTCGGCGATCCGTTCAAGGCCAGCTTTGTCCGCTGGAACGGCGAGTTGCACGACCGCTTCCTGCTGCCGTCCTTCATCTGGCAGGACCTGCAGGCCATCTGCGCCGATCTCGCCGCCCACGACATTCCCTTCGATGTGGAATGGTTGCGACCCTACTGGGAGTGGCGTTTCCCCGCACTCGGCGCCTTCAAACTCACCTACGAGGACGACAAAAAGAAGTCGCACGACGCCGACGTCGTTTTCCGCCAAGCCCTCGAAGCCTGGCCGCTCCTCGGCGAGTCGCCCAACGCCGGCACCGTGTCGCGCACCGTCGATTCCAGTATGGATCGCATCGAGGTCGCCGTCTCCGATCCCGAGTTGCTGGAGCGCGGCATCCTGCTCGCCAACGGCTATCCCTGCACTTTCCGCACCGCTGGCGAGACCACCGCCTGCGGCATCCGTTTCCGCGCGTTCCACCTCTACCCGTCGTTGCATCCCCACGTGCCCGTGCACGCGCCGGTGCTGCTCGAGTGGGTCGATCGCGCCACGCTCACCGTCGTGTCCGCCGCGCGCTGGCACGTCTGGAATCCGACTGGCACGCCCTACCACACCCGCCCCGCGACGCCGAAAGAGGCGCAGGTTCGCCACGCCTCGCGCTGGGAGGATTGGCCGCACACCGTCGGCCAGAGCCGCTGGATCCCGGAAATCAGTTTCCCGCCGGAAGGCCAACACACCCTCGACCTGCGCCGCTACCCGGCCCAGGCCCGCGGGTGAGGGCTTCCAACGCTCCTGCCGGGATCGGTTGGTTTACGGGTCTCCGCTAAGTATATTCAGCAAGGATTCCGCCAAAAGTGGATCCCCCTTCGTGCCGTTGTGAAGGCAGGCAGATTTCGCCTGCTCTATGCGACCACAACCCACCGCCGAAACCAAACTACGCCAACGGATCGTAGCCCTGGAACAGCTCGTTTCTCGCCTGACCGAAGCCGCCGCCGCTTCCGACCACCGGGACTCCAGCTGGATCTTCGCCGTGCAAGGCAGTCGCGACGGCGTCTGGGACTGGAACGCCGTGACCAATGAGGTGTATTTTTCGCACCGCTGGAAAGAGATGCTGGGCTACGAGGAGGCAGATATTGGTTCCCACGTCGAAGAGTGGTCGAGTCGCCTGCATCCCGATGACGTCGCCAGCGTTTTTGCCGATCTCAACGCCCATCTCAATGGCGAGACGCCCTACTACGAAAACGAGCATCGCCTGCGCTGCAAAGACGGCACCTATCGCTGGATCCTCGATCGCGGCAAAGTCGTGAGCTGGACCGAAGACGGCAAAGCACTGCGCGTCGTTGGCACCCACACCGAGATCCATCACCGCAAGGAGGCGGAGTTGGAAAATCTCCATCTCATGGCCGAGCTCAAGGACGCCCTCGCTCACGTCAAAACCCTCAAGGGTATGATCCCGATTTGCTGCTGCTGCAAAAAAGTCCGCGACGACAAGGGCTACTGGGGCCGCGTCGAAACCTACATTCGCAATCACTCCGACGCCGACATCACTCACACCTATTGTCCGCAGTGCGCGCGCCGGGCGATCGCCGACATGCCTGAACGCGTTTAGGCACCAGCGTTCTCGTTTGCGGCATCCCCCAGCACCCCGGCAAACCCATCGATGATCGCCGCCCACGTGCAACCTCGCATGGTGCGCGCAGCAGCGGCTCGCACCTCCGGCCAGTCCGCGCGACGCGTCACCACCTCAACGGCGCGAGCCTTGAATCGCTCCGCGTCGTCGAAGGGCACCAGGTAACCGTTCTCCGCCTCCCGCACGTGTTCCCGTGGCGCCGCATAATCGTAGCCGAGCACCACCAAACCACTCGCCATCGCTTCCGTGACCACGTTGCCAAAGGTTTCGGTCACACTCGCGAACAGGAACAGATCGGCAGACGCGTAGTGCGCCGCCAATTCCTCGCCCCGCCGCATACCCGCGTAGTGAAAATCTGGATGCGCCGCCTCGATGGTCGCCCGCGCTGGACCATCGCCGACCAGCACAAGTTTCGCCGACGGAACCCGGGCGCGAATCCCTTCAAACGCCGCCACCACGAGGCCGATGTTTTTCTCCGCCGCCATCCGGCCGACGTAGAGCACCACCACATCCTCGGGCGCCGCCCCCCACTGCGCCCGCAGCGCGTCATCCCGCCGGTCCGGCGAAAACAAGGTCGTATCCACGCCCCGCGACAGCACGCCCAGCCGCTCAAAGCCTTCCGCCGCCAGCTCGTCCACCATCTGCCGGGTCGGCACCAGTGTGCGTCGGGTCGCGTTGTGAAACCTCCGCATCCACCACAGCGCCAACGACCGCCCCAATCCGATCCCGTAGTGCGCGCCGTATTGATGGAAATTGGTGTGATAACTCGATGTCACCGGCAGACCGAGCGACCGCGCCGCCCGCAGCGCCGCCACGCCCAACGGCCCTTCCGTCGCCACGTGCACCACGTCCGGTCGCGCGCTCTGCCACCGTCGGCGCAAGCGGCGCGTCACCGGCAAGCCCATCCGCAGGCTGCGATAAAACGGGATCGGCATGCCAGGCACCACCCACTCGCACTCCGGCACCGCGGCGTCCGCCGCTTCGTGGGCTTGGCGCGGCCGCACCACCTCCACCACGTGACCACGCTCGCGCAGGCCATCGACCAGCCGCCCCAAGGTCATGGCCACGCCATTTACCTCAGGACGAAACGTTTCGGTCACCAACGTGATGCGCACGGTCCCTTTCTCGACCCCGCGCGACGCCACGCAATCGAATTACCGCGACCCGCTGTTACATCCGGGTAACGAACCGGCCTGGTGAGGAACCCTGCCAAGATCGCTCAGGACTGCTCTTCGACCGCGGTGGCGGCCGGCGCGTCCGCCACCGGCGTCAGAATCTGCAACAACTCCACGTCAAAAATCAGCGTCGCGCCCGGCGGAATGTCGCCGCTGCCAA
This portion of the Actomonas aquatica genome encodes:
- a CDS encoding transglutaminase family protein, with translation MSSPYSACASAIEASLRRTDVAITMGGEPTFVPLHPEGAEWATAALGPTKLDYARRFALRLIRDTFPGAVLLETTGKHYPGEPLPRWTLLLQRRADGKPVWKNAKRLRGDIKPGKHRLADARAVLQKLARTLGVGTRTIRPLANGGKSAGYVLPLDHVDETWITDNWRADFDGAVELFPGDGYAGLRLPLGQLAEGRLRRALTVELRDGAVSVFVPPLLTAPYLELLSHIEDAFAAVKLTGCTLTGYAPPSDPELPTIGFASDPGVLEINLAPCPDWTAYDTQLEALYTAATKVGLTARKFQFNGRETGTGGGAHVVFGGPDGLYSPFFAFPHFLPSVIRYFQHHPSLSFAFTGLYMGPSSQAPRIDESTYEALYELEIACAGAESLGHPPNLPQFDLLFRDLLMDRSGNTHRAEISVDKLYNPFAPNGRLGLVEFRAFESHPDASTLSLHGLLLRAVLARLVGDPFKASFVRWNGELHDRFLLPSFIWQDLQAICADLAAHDIPFDVEWLRPYWEWRFPALGAFKLTYEDDKKKSHDADVVFRQALEAWPLLGESPNAGTVSRTVDSSMDRIEVAVSDPELLERGILLANGYPCTFRTAGETTACGIRFRAFHLYPSLHPHVPVHAPVLLEWVDRATLTVVSAARWHVWNPTGTPYHTRPATPKEAQVRHASRWEDWPHTVGQSRWIPEISFPPEGQHTLDLRRYPAQARG
- a CDS encoding transglutaminase family protein, which codes for MILRITHETRYRYAEPVSLSGHLLYLRPRENSRQRLHHFDLSISPDPILSRVEDPLDNERWTIRFPENTDHLDLVSTAVVETLESNPFNFVLDPSAIESPFEYAPELKFALGPYLAPPFDDTQRALQAWLDQNFAERPRNTVEMLTAFSQLIYERLTYVRREERGIQPSLTTLELGGGACRDFAVLFTELCRTLGLAARFVSGYMHAPDGDDHRTIGAMHAWAEVYLPGAGWKAIDPTHGIWCDDRFVPVAHGAQAEVVNPVQGDYFAPHPVASSLEVSVIVEPTELPASSQQQQQS
- a CDS encoding glycosyltransferase family 4 protein translates to MRITLVTETFRPEVNGVAMTLGRLVDGLRERGHVVEVVRPRQAHEAADAAVPECEWVVPGMPIPFYRSLRMGLPVTRRLRRRWQSARPDVVHVATEGPLGVAALRAARSLGLPVTSSYHTNFHQYGAHYGIGLGRSLALWWMRRFHNATRRTLVPTRQMVDELAAEGFERLGVLSRGVDTTLFSPDRRDDALRAQWGAAPEDVVVLYVGRMAAEKNIGLVVAAFEGIRARVPSAKLVLVGDGPARATIEAAHPDFHYAGMRRGEELAAHYASADLFLFASVTETFGNVVTEAMASGLVVLGYDYAAPREHVREAENGYLVPFDDAERFKARAVEVVTRRADWPEVRAAAARTMRGCTWAAIIDGFAGVLGDAANENAGA
- a CDS encoding PAS domain-containing protein encodes the protein MRPQPTAETKLRQRIVALEQLVSRLTEAAAASDHRDSSWIFAVQGSRDGVWDWNAVTNEVYFSHRWKEMLGYEEADIGSHVEEWSSRLHPDDVASVFADLNAHLNGETPYYENEHRLRCKDGTYRWILDRGKVVSWTEDGKALRVVGTHTEIHHRKEAELENLHLMAELKDALAHVKTLKGMIPICCCCKKVRDDKGYWGRVETYIRNHSDADITHTYCPQCARRAIADMPERV